GAGGAAGGATCCTGTGTCCCTAGAGGAACAGGAAGGAGGGAGTTTGATTTCCTTCCAGTAAATTTAAGCAGCATCCTGCTTAAGctttttagttttgagatcttttaaaacaaatttgtctttgtttttttaagagactGCCTAAGGAAGACTCCTTAGGGATAGAGACAGAGGTAGACTGTCCCATTTTGCCACAAACCTTAGATTTCCCCAGTTCTATAGTGCCTTGTTCTCCTAGGCGTCcctaggaagagagagagagatgacaaaatgtttcccaattaggGGAATTTTTTTCAGAATGCAGGAATTTCAATCTGAGCATCCCTAGACAGAATTCTGCTGAGTGTGGAGCTCCAACAATTCAAATCTTCCCGGTATTTGAGTGTCCTAGCTATAGGATAGTCAAGAGAAGACTTACCTCTTCAGCCAGAATTTCAGGGATCCCCATACCaggccaccaaatgatgaggtgcAAGAATGAGGGCaagagatcccctctggtcaATGTTGCAGattctttgtgaaagaattcacatacctgaagtttgtggcaaaaggggatttatatacactaagaagacagctttcttaatGGTGAAGGTCCCGCCAGGATTACAAAGATGGGTTGAAAAACCTTTGGTTATATCTGGACAGTGTTGGCCTGGAGCTGGGGAGCAATTTGAGCCACTCAATTGAGGATGTTGACTATGCCCTAggccaagatttccaattgaatgagattacttatctgggagttGTGAGCCCCTCCCAGGGTTTGAGATTCCAGAATACCCTTCCTCCCCCCAAGAGAACACAGTTATGTGACCATATTAGCTTAATTGCTACTGCTCTAAAAAAGGCCCCATCTCCCACTTCCTTGCCTTTGTGCTGGTACTAGCTAcacatttaacttttaaaatcaaattctcATGTTCCTCCCTTTGCCTGAAAAGCATGCAGAATTTTCTGCAACTCTGATACCTGAATATAtggtttcctttaagactcagctcaagtgCTACCTTCTTCATGAAGCTTTCCCTTGCCCTCCACTCACTGCAAATATTGGGGAATCCCTTCCCAGAATTACTTCATATTAATTTTgcacattttatatgtatatgtgttgttACCCCACCTCATTAATCTATAAGCTCCATGAGAGCAGGGACTTTTCCCACTTCTGTCTGTGTATTGCCAAAGATTAGCACAGTTACTGGCATATAAAAAGCActaaataagtatttgttgattatCTGAATACTGGCCATCCTGACATGAAAAAAATAggcaagaaaaaagataatttctagtAATTTACTTGGATTGGGGCAACTTGCATTCTAACTTGAAAGGGCTTTTGTGGTATTGTAAGTGCTTGTTTGTGTAAATCTGAAAGGGACAAACTGATGGTTATTATGGATAACTCTGTCTCTAGGTACCATTTACAGGGCCAAGCTTCTAGTCGGTGTGTGCCTGCCAAGGAGGGTGTTGTTTGGACTAAGATTCCAACCTGCATAGGTGAGTAGGGTAATAACTCTAATTTTAGATTTTGCATTAAACTGGAAGAGACATCATAAGACATCTAGTCCAATATGTATTTGGATGAGAATGCCATCTACAGCATGGAGAATTTGACCCATTCTgtttttggatagttctaattgcCAAGAATTATTTCCTTAAGCCTACatctaataaatttatttgtgaattttccaaataaaaaaataaagaaaaaaaatagatgtagttgcagtatttttttttttgtgataagcAAGCATAGGGGTAGCCAAAATGATGGTTCATTATTTCTGCTACCCATATATtgacatcatcttctttatttcatGCACTTGCCTTTGGTGCCCCACATtaggcgccaaaatgtaaagttctgttgtctctagaatacaatcattctctgggaggaggtttcttggggagcttcttaTAGAatcaatgagcaaactcctttaaaggtgtgaaccaagaagattaccttgtctcaagttctggcccataacatctggcCCATAGAATCCTAACACTTGCCTTCTTGCTTCCTTATTTCCTACAcctattttagaggaaattttcTAGACTACTAATGTACCTGGTCTGTCTTCCACATTTGAATTTATTAGCAAGAAAGGCTATATGAGTGTATCCtttccctatttattttttttctcctatgtaTTTCCTCtgtctcaccttttaattttttcattgtctttctaACAcgttattcctttcttctttttctccatttctctttcataAGATggagacagatttttaaaaagctgttctTCAACCATATGATATCACTCCTTTGGCCATTAGTTTGTTTTGGAAAAGCTTTGAAAAAGGATATtaaacataatatacatatacattatgtatCCTCAAGTTCAATGAATACCTTTCCCAAAAATCCCATTTTTATCTTAGGGCCTTATAGTGACAATTGACTTTTATTTACCGCCCTGTTTCataccaaatgaaataatttattcttaaAGACAATACACTTTAGATATTTTAAGACTAAATTGTTCTATGCAAGTCTACTTAATAAACTATATCTTTCAGGGAGAAGCCTATTgtattttaagataaaaattcaTAGTATAgagataaatgtatattatatatatataaaatgtatataacatCAGTGTGTTTTATTAATGAAACTCAGAGATATATATGGTCAGTGTGCTTAAAGGCTGTCAGCTTTATCTCCAAACATACATAAAAgatctaatgaaaaaatataaaacaaaaaacttttttattattattgtttattagaaattaaaatcttaCTGTGCTTGAGAGTAGGTGTACAAATGATACTCAAGGTTTTCTATGGAAAATTTTGGCAGTATTCTCTGCTCCTCTCTTTGTAGAAGTGttttgtcctcctcctcctgtaATTGAAAATGGGAAGTACACGGGTAGCTCTACAGATGCTGTTCCATTTGGAACCAGAGTAATTTATGAATGCAACGCTGATCCAGAAAGAGGCAGGACATTCAACCTCATTGGAGAGCGCACCCTCCAGTGCATAAGTAAGCAAGAGGGCATCGGGACGTGGAGTGCAGCTGCCCCTCGGTGCGAGCTTTCTGCTTCCTCTGTGCAGTGCCTGCATCCCACAGTCCCCAATGGCCACAAGATATCTGAACAGAGAGCCCCGTATCTCTTAAATGACACTGTGGTATTTCAATGTGATGCTGGCTTTGCCCTAAGGGGCAGCAGTCAGATCCATTGTAGCGCCAATGGCACATGGGATCCCGAAGTGCCAGCCTGTGAAAAGGGTGAGTGAGATCTCCAAAAGGCAAGCAGAAGTTTTACTTCTCTCTTTTGGGAGAATCTATTTGGGGGGAGGCACTGAAATAGCAATGGGATTCTCCATTTCATCAGCTATTCTTGGGTCCTGCTGCTGGGGCTCTGATGGCTGTATAGAGTTCTTTCTTTACTATGGATaatcccacaaaacaagagaatttGTGCATCCAGTATCCATAGTTTAAGTACCATATTAATTTTGCTTTGGATCCCAAGACAGGCATGTCTTCTTTTGTACTATATACAGAAGAACAGTTTGGAGCAGAAAGCATAAGAGGTTACTTTGTGAAGGTAGAAGTATCCCTAGGGAAGCAAAAGGATTCTCTTGGTCTGGAAAGGCCCTTGTGCTGccattttttgtttctatctaATCAGTTGGTGCTTTGTCAGCCTGTTCTGTTTGTTTATGCTGGTATATGACATGGGAAACTCTTTCCTCAGCATGCCAGCCCCCTCCTGAGATCCCCCATGGGCATCACACAGGCAGGAATGTGGGACTTTTGGACCCTGGGACATCTGTAAACTACCATTGTGATCTCGGCTATTCACTAATAGGAGAAGAGACTATTCACTGTGCTGCTGGAGGAGTCTGGAAGCCTAATGTCCCTCTCTGTAAAGGTGCTTGTGCTATTGATTTTGTTCTTCCCCAAGCTCAGATATTTCCATCAGCTGCAATGATGGCTGTCATACTCAGcactttaaagattattttaacacTTTTTGCTCTTATCTGATAAGCTTAGCTTCCCACAGCTTCAGAATAGAAATGCCTTTTTGTCAAACCCAGTATACAGAGGGATCATCCAGTAAGCACAAGTCAACAGAGCTCCAGAAATGCAGCAAGACCACTATACACCTTGTAGTCAATATGAAATGCCAATCACTAGAAGCTGGTACCTAGTCCCCACATGCACTTGTCAGCAGTTCCTGGTCATTATCCCTGGGTGCCCTCACTTAGTGTTTCTGTAGCCAATAATCCTGAGGAGCAATTTACAATGGGATGTTTCCCATGTAGAATTCTAGTTTACCTCTGCTCATTCATTTTTATGCACATGTGTCATGGGAAATCCTCCAGCTTCCTTTAGAGTTAgtcttgagagcagaaactgtcGTTGCTTTAGTGTGCAGGAATCCTAtagtctccctctctcttctctctagcaATCCTGTGTCCTCCTCCTCCTGTAATTGAAAATGGGAAGTACACGGGTAGCTCTACAGATGCTGTTCCATTTGGAACCAGAGTAATTTATGAATGCAACGCTGATCCAGAAAGAGGCAGGACATTCAACCTCATTGGAGAGCGCACCCTCCAGTGCATAAGTAAGCAAGAGGGCATCGGGACGTGGAGTGCAGCTGCCCCTCGGTGCGAGCTTTCTGCTTCCTCTGTGCAGTGCCTGCATCCCACAGTCCCCAATGGCCACAAGATATCTGAACAGAGAGCCCCGTATCTCTTAAATGACACTGTGGTATTTCAATGTGATGCTGGCTTTGCCCTAAGGGGCAGCAATCAGATCCGTTGTAGCGCCAATGGCACATGGGATCCCGAAGTGCCAGCCTGTGAAAAGGGTGAGTGAGATCTCCAAAAGGCAAGCAGAAGTTTTACTTCTCTCTTTTGAGAGAATCTATTTGGGGGGAGGCACTGAAATAGCAATGGGATTCTCCATTTCATCAGCCATTCTTGGGTCCTGCTGCTGGGGCTCTGATGGCTGTATAGAGTTCTTTCTTTACTATGGATaatcccacaaaacaagagaatttGTGCAACCAGTATCCATAGTTTAAGTACCATATTAATTTTGCTTTGGATCCCAAGACAGGCATGTCTTCTTTTGTACTATATACAGAAGAACAGTTTGGAGCAGAAAGCATAAGAGGTTACTTTGTGAAGGTAGAAGTATCCCTAGGGAAGCAAAAGGATTCTCTTGGTCTGGAAAGGCCCTTGTGCTGccattttttgtttctatctaATCAGTTGGTGCTTTGTCAGCCTGTTCTGTTTGTTTATGCTGGTATATGACATGGGAAACTCTTTCCTCAGCATGCCAGCCCCCTCCTGAGATCCCCCATGGGCATCACACAGGCAGGAATGTGGGACTTTTGGACCCTGGGACATCTGTAAACTACCATTGTGATCTCGGCTATTCACTAATAGGAGAAGAGACTATTCACTGTGCTGCTGGAGGAGTCTGGAAGCCTAATGTCCCTCTCTGTAAAGGTGCTTGTGCTATTGATTTTGTTCTTCCCCAAGCTCAGATATTTCCATCAGCTGCAATGATGGCTGTCATACTCAGcactttaaagattattttaacacTTTTTGCTCTTATCTGATAAGCTTAGCTTCCCACAGCTTCAGAATAGAAATGCCTTTTTGTCAAACCCAGTATACAGAGGGATCATCCAGTAAGCACAAGTCAACAGAGCTCCAGAAATGCAGCAAGACCACTATACACCTTGTAGTCAATATGAAATGCCAATCACTAGAAGCTGGTACCTAGTCCCCACATGCACTTGTCAGCAGTTCCTGGTCATTATCCCTGGGTGCCCTCACTTAGTGTTTCTGTAGCCAGTAATCCTGAGGAGCAATTTACAATGGGATGTTTCCCATGTAGAATTCTAGTTTACCTCTGCTCATTCATTTTTATGCACATGTGTCATGGGAAATCCTCCAGCTTCCTTTAGAGTTAgtcttgagagcagaaactgtcGTTGCTTTAGTGTGCAGGAATCCTAtagtctccctctctcttctctctagcaATCCTGTGTCCTCCTCCTCCTGTAATTGAAAATGGGAAGTACACGGGTAGCTCTACAGATGCTGTTCCATTTGGAACCAGAGTAATTTATGAATGCAACGCTGATCCAGAAAGAGGCAGGACATTCAACCTCATTGGAGAGCGCACCCTCCAGTGCATAAGTAAGCAAGAGGGCATCGGGACGTGGAGTGCAGCTGCCCCTCGGTGCGAGCTTTCTGCTTCCTCTGTGCAGTGCCTGCATCCCACAGTCCCCAATGGCCACAAGATATCTGAACAGAGAGCCCCGTATCTCTTAAATGACACTGTGGTATTTCAATGTGATGCTGGTTTTACCCTAAGGGGCAGCAGTCAGATCCGTTGTAGCTCCAATGGCACATGGGATCCTGAAGTGCCAGCCTGTGAAAAGGGTGAGTGAAAGATACCTAAGTAAAGTAAAagtggttttgggtttttttgtgagTTCTCATTTATGAAAAGTTGCTGTGTAGAAAatctttttgaatttaaaatattgtcaAAGTATTTAGtcatcaaaaagaacaaaaaagtgatTCTAATTTTCCCAATTTTGGTATTAGACCTATGGGACCTGCAAATCACTGCTTCTATTATGTCCTCTATCACAAATCATTTAATAAGTACATACATTGTTACAGTTATCGGAACATAAATGTAAAGACAGCTCTTACTCTCAGGGAACTTTCAGTGcaatgggagaagacaacatccagtattctatttactaacaagctatatacaggctTAGTTGCAAGTAGTCAACACAAGAAAGATATCTGAATTAAAAGTATGATATTTTatttgagtcttgaagaaagagagggaagccATGTTatagaagtgaggagggagggtAATTTGTGCATGTAGAAAAGCTATAGCCATTGGTATATCCGAGAAGAAAATTAAGCTTATGGGAGAGATGTTGGAAAGGTTAAGTTAATAGACCTTAGCACATTTGGCTACAGAGTGTGAAAGATATGAGTGGAATTTAGGTTCCAATATTGAGGGACTAGAAGGATATTAATGATTTTAATGTAATTCAAGAGTTTGgaagaggggaaattttttttgaaagggagTCTAGTTTTGGATTTGTTTAATTAAAATGTCTGCAGGATTTCCAGTTTGAGATGTTCTTGAGGTAGATGGAGGGTAAGAACAAAAAGACTAACTAGAGGCTACATCATTAGATTTCAGAATCATTAGCACAGAGATGATAAATGCATGCATAGAagcagatgaaaaaataaaacatgatggTATAGAGGGAAGAGGGCCCTAGATAGAGCTTTGTAGGACACCCATGTTTGTGAGTATAATATAGGTGAATATCTTTGAGAATCAAGAAAAATCAGtgtcacaaaaacccagagagaagagaatatcaagaaaagTGATCAACCATGTCAGAAACTGCAGAGAGGACAAGAaagatgaggattaagaaaagaccattggatttggcaacagaaagatcattagtaacttgGAAGAGACAGTATTCAGCTGAACTATGCAACtggaagccagattgcagagcattaaaaaatgagagggaagggaTGATTTAGGAATGACTTTCCCAAGTTTAGCCaccaaaaaaaagctataaaatctAGCAACAGTGTATCAATCAAGTGagggtttatttgtttttgtttttttttttgttttttttaattaatggggCCAATATGGAAAAAGTAGTCAGTAGATGGGGAAAGATTAAAGTTAAGTGAGAAAGTAGGGATGATAGAGGAAACAATCTGCTggagaaaatgggaagaaatgaGATCACTAACACTTGTAGAGAGATTTGCTTTAATATGGAAAAGGACTATGTCTTCCTGTGAAATGAGGGGAAGAAGAGATAGTGGCAGAAGCCATCTAGAGAGTGTGAGCTCAGGAATACAGAAGAGGGAGCTCTCAGTGAATGGTCTCAATAAAATATGAGTTGTATTAGATAATCCTTACGTCTTCTGAAATAATGTACTGGGTATGATGTAATTGTAGAAAGCTTTGCAAATGCTTTCTCCCTTATATCTTTTGAAAACAAGAATGCTTTAATGTGATCTTGTTGGAGAATTacagaattgaattgaaatgagagATGTTCCAATAGCTGTCATTTTCTCTTAGAATAGGAAAAAGTattccaattgaatgaaattcatTGGTCTCCTACTAGAATTTCAGATCAACTTAACATGAATTCCTTTTAGTTGgtgtttttacataaagaatattGTTTCTTCAGAGTGCCCACCACCTCCTCAGATATCCCATGGTCAGCACACAGGTCAGGAGAGAGACTACTTTGCTCCTGGCATGTCTGTAAATTATACCTGTGATCCTGGATACTGGCTCCTAGGAAATAAATCAATTTGCTGTATGTCTTCAGGAGTTTGGAGTCTTTCGGCCCCACAGTGTGAAGGTACTAATGATTTCAACTTAGGctactttttttaaattctgaagtaTCTTTAAATGATCTTAGTCTTGATTCTTTAGAAGCCTCATGTGAACCCATAGAAGAACAATTGCAGTTACCCTCAGATGGCAGTCCTGTGGTTCCAGTTAATTCCTCTTGCCATGAGGGGTAAGTGTAAGTTGATACAGCTTGAACaagaatttttgtcttatttttgtgCATTAGTTATTAGTTTAGCCCAGTGGTTTCCTTTAAAAGCTCTTCATTGTCACCCAACTCTATGTGTGAAATTCTAGACCTTCTTGGGCTTTTCTATGTGTGGAAATGAAATTTCTATAAATAGCTGTGTCTTTGGTGTTTCATTCACTAGAAACCCTAGCTCAGTGGTACCTACTTTGGCTCTAACTGGCATGGGTAGGAAGGGATCTTGAGAGGTGAAGCTATGTTACCATCTGTCCCTAGGTACCAATTAACTGGCCATGTTTATAAACTCTGTCGGAATCCTGAAGCAGGGAATAGGTTTTGGTTCCAAAAGATTCCACTCTGTAAAGGTGAGTAATCCTAACCCTTTTTATTTAGTTGGGATTTCAGGGTGCAAGCTGAAGGAAGTTTTGGCTTAAGTTTTTTGAGAAGTTGATATGGTACTAATTTTGATAGGgtttaaaaaatctttccaaaGGTATATTGTGAGAGAAGTTTAAAGGGGACAAATTTAGTCAGGATAGAAATTTCAGAAGATAGGTTTACTACCTAATCACTGTAACTCTTTTAGCTTTGGTAGGTTAAAAAAATTTGGGGAAGGTTTAATTATGTAATTTTATCTTGAATTCATATGGGGAAGAAAAGGTTTCTTGATGATAATAACTAAAATAAACAACCAACTGCAACTCTTCTCTGGTTATTAATTTTTCATTCCCTTTAAGTATTTCCAATGGAGAGTTTGTAAGTGAGATGATATCTACCCTTCTCTATGAAAAAGAAGTATTTTATGAATGACTCTAAATGATACCCTTCCTGGAAGAAAAATATGTAAGATATCTTCAAGAGAATGGAAGGTAGCAtagacttaattttttaaataaaattttattgatatcatttggggtttttatatcatcaaaattTCTGGTAgtatcccttccttttctcctcccagaaagacatttaataatgacaaataaaatttttagaaaggaaaaaaaaatagaaaatgtcaaCAAAACTGACCAGTACATTGGAGTActctgaaaatatatataatataccatATCCATTGGCCTCTTATCTCTACAAAGAGGTGAGTGGGTAGTGTTTTCTATCTTTTATGGAGCcatgcttgttctttgtaatATTATAACATACACTTTTGACTTTTGTGATTCTTCTTTCTGATTACATTATGttacaatttacatatattttttctgctacttcactctgcatcagacTGTGTAAATCTTCCCATGCTCTTCTATTTTTATCATACTCGTTATTATTACAGTACAGTGATATGGCACTGTATTCACATATAATCATAATCACATCAGTCATTTCCTGATTGATGAATATCTACTTTGTTCCCAAATCTATGCTTTCCTAAAAAGctaagatataaatattttttgtatataatagCTTTCTTCTTATCACAGacttccttaggatataagcctagAAGTAGAATCTCTGAGTCAAAAGAGTATGAACATTTTAGTGACTTGATTTGGTTAATTCCAAGTcattttccaaaattattatgTGGATTCATCAACAATAACTAGTATGGCACTATATAACTCCTTCAACATTGACTGGtagcatctttgccaatttcAAGATGTGGAGTGAAATTTGTGAGATTGTCaggttgttttgatttgaatttgttttatttattaatgatttgaatcataatttcatattgctgtgtcatttttcttttgtagtctTTTTTGGTGCCTTCTTTCTCTTGTTATGGCTCAAAATTATTCTGGGATGtcagtattttataaatgtgatcTAAGTTACTTCCATTTGAGACAGTTGTTGAGACATGAAGTCTTATAGAACAGATTTGTCCCTTAAGGctaagattttcctttttcctgctCAAATTTGTTAAGGCTATAAGAAATTGGTATGTTTGGGCATCAAATTCTTAATGCATTTTAAGTAACTATTATACaagccactgtgctaagttctgatgatacaaaaacaaaaaaaaaaaaaatagtccctactcTGAAAGAGCTATCATTAGAAtagtaca
The Sminthopsis crassicaudata isolate SCR6 chromosome 4, ASM4859323v1, whole genome shotgun sequence genome window above contains:
- the CR2 gene encoding complement receptor type 2 isoform X5; its protein translation is MGAALLLWGLLALFTPGICGQCRSPPRLNFAISKYNSKSVFDIGDTLTFECLPGYMPKIFKITCLENSTWSSVDDNICKRRSCRTPAEPLNGKVQMINLQFGSIIQYSCDDGYLLIGHSSNQCIISENTAIWEYEAPLCEPIRCELPPAIPNGRYKSTHEYFHYGMVVSYECNTGLRGEKLYDLVGNKTLYCTSKDNKVGIWNSLPPQCITPAKCQIPVIANGRRVSGFRRIYSLNDAVILECNPGFTMKGSKIVQCQSNSQWEPALPVCFKGCLPPEKISHGNISKTKDSFSFGEIVSYVCEPGYFLIGTAFIKCTETGKWNSKTPKCEVKSCENLLDQLPNGHIISPDPPSLGSKVSFVCDEGFWLNGSSSSTCVLRGKTVLWNNKIPVCERIFCDSPLPISNGRLPFLPKDKVPYGTAVSYSCFKSFRMIGTKNTLCTSKNQVSGVWSEPAPRCEAYSKTTVCPVPKVQDRHLKLRSRPPYRHGDTVIFSCDTNFTLKGYSTLWCQADNRWGPSPMPICESECPSPPIIPNGQPRNGHSGPVAPGLSVTYSCEPGYILVGERTIHCLSSGVWNTTAPECKEALCDPLIKFPNGQVEEPSHLQIGAIMTFSCNKGYHLQGQASSRCVPAKEGVVWTKIPTCIEVFCPPPPVIENGKYTGSSTDAVPFGTRVIYECNADPERGRTFNLIGERTLQCISKQEGIGTWSAAAPRCELSASSVQCLHPTVPNGHKISEQRAPYLLNDTVVFQCDAGFALRGSSQIHCSANGTWDPEVPACEKACQPPPEIPHGHHTGRNVGLLDPGTSVNYHCDLGYSLIGEETIHCAAGGVWKPNVPLCKAILCPPPPVIENGKYTGSSTDAVPFGTRVIYECNADPERGRTFNLIGERTLQCISKQEGIGTWSAAAPRCELSASSVQCLHPTVPNGHKISEQRAPYLLNDTVVFQCDAGFALRGSNQIRCSANGTWDPEVPACEKACQPPPEIPHGHHTGRNVGLLDPGTSVNYHCDLGYSLIGEETIHCAAGGVWKPNVPLCKAILCPPPPVIENGKYTGSSTDAVPFGTRVIYECNADPERGRTFNLIGERTLQCISKQEGIGTWSAAAPRCELSASSVQCLHPTVPNGHKISEQRAPYLLNDTVVFQCDAGFTLRGSSQIRCSSNGTWDPEVPACEKECPPPPQISHGQHTGQERDYFAPGMSVNYTCDPGYWLLGNKSICCMSSGVWSLSAPQCEEASCEPIEEQLQLPSDGSPVVPVNSSCHEGSKLSPPRIHNWCPQCVN